One genomic region from Streptomyces venezuelae encodes:
- the recQ gene encoding DNA helicase RecQ, protein MVLSDESAQLSDASEVLHRVFGYSSFRGEQQEIIEQVVGGGDALVLMPTGGGKSLCYQIPALVRDGTGVVISPLIALMQDQVDALRALGVRAGFLNSTQDPYERQSVEQAFLADELDLLYLAPERLRTEGTQRLLDRGKVSLFAIDEAHCVAQWGHDFRPDYLALSMLHERWPKVPRIALTATATEATHAEIAARLGLEEAKHFVAGFDRPNIQYRIVGKNNPLKQLLELIRTEHDGDAGVVYCLSRSSVEKTAAALVEQGIDAVPYHAGMDARARAANQSRFLREDGVVVVATIAFGMGIDKPDVRFVAHLDLPKSVEGYYQETGRAGRDGEPATAWLAYGLQDVVQQRKLIDGSEGDEAHRRSLGMHLDAMLALCETVDCRRVRLLAYFGQSGEPCGNCDTCLTPAESWDGTVAAQKLLSTVWRLAKERRQKFGAGQIIDILQGKKTAKVIQFDHDALSVFGVGSDLGTAEWRGVVRQLLAQGLLTVEGDYGTLVLTENSGEVLGGRRAVPMRKEKAPAAASRKESGARPGARSGKGARVPVDLPAAAVPVFEALRAWRGATAREQGVPAYVVFHDATLREIATLFPTTAEELGTVGGVGEAKLTKYAEGVLATLAECGAPAPAPDPAPAPDPAPAPDPAPGQAPATGTAPASSAAPARAGSGFAGRAPAPRAAAAAPRQSPYDDGPPFDLDEPPADMDEFEPPWDE, encoded by the coding sequence ATGGTCCTTTCCGACGAATCCGCCCAGCTCTCCGACGCCTCGGAGGTGCTCCACCGCGTCTTCGGGTACAGCTCCTTCCGCGGGGAGCAGCAGGAGATCATCGAGCAGGTCGTCGGCGGCGGCGACGCGCTCGTCCTGATGCCGACCGGCGGCGGCAAGTCGCTCTGCTACCAGATCCCCGCGCTCGTCAGGGACGGCACGGGCGTCGTGATCTCGCCGCTCATCGCGCTGATGCAGGACCAGGTGGACGCGCTCCGCGCCCTCGGCGTGCGAGCCGGATTCCTGAACTCGACGCAGGACCCGTACGAGCGGCAGTCCGTCGAGCAGGCCTTCCTCGCGGACGAGCTGGACCTCCTCTACCTGGCCCCCGAGCGGCTGCGCACCGAGGGCACGCAGCGGCTGCTCGACCGGGGCAAGGTGTCGCTCTTCGCGATCGACGAGGCGCACTGCGTCGCCCAGTGGGGCCACGACTTCCGGCCCGACTACCTGGCGCTCTCGATGCTCCACGAGCGCTGGCCCAAGGTGCCGCGGATCGCGCTCACCGCGACGGCCACCGAGGCCACCCACGCCGAGATCGCGGCCCGCCTGGGTCTGGAAGAGGCCAAGCACTTCGTCGCCGGCTTCGACCGGCCGAACATCCAGTACCGCATCGTCGGGAAGAACAACCCGCTCAAGCAGCTCCTGGAGCTGATCAGGACCGAGCACGACGGAGACGCCGGAGTCGTCTACTGCCTCTCGCGGTCCTCGGTGGAGAAGACCGCCGCGGCCCTCGTGGAGCAGGGCATCGACGCCGTGCCGTACCACGCGGGCATGGACGCCCGCGCGCGTGCCGCGAACCAGTCCCGGTTCCTCCGCGAGGACGGCGTCGTGGTGGTCGCGACGATCGCCTTCGGCATGGGCATCGACAAGCCCGACGTCCGCTTCGTGGCCCACCTCGACCTGCCGAAGTCGGTCGAGGGCTACTACCAGGAGACCGGCCGCGCAGGCCGTGACGGCGAACCGGCCACGGCCTGGCTGGCGTACGGCCTCCAGGACGTCGTCCAGCAGCGCAAGCTCATCGACGGCTCCGAGGGCGACGAGGCCCACCGCCGCTCCCTCGGCATGCACCTGGACGCGATGCTCGCGCTCTGCGAGACGGTCGACTGCCGCCGTGTCCGGCTCCTCGCCTATTTCGGGCAGTCGGGCGAGCCGTGCGGCAACTGCGACACCTGTCTGACCCCGGCCGAGTCCTGGGACGGCACGGTCGCCGCGCAGAAGCTGCTGTCCACGGTGTGGCGGCTGGCGAAGGAACGGCGCCAGAAGTTCGGCGCCGGCCAGATCATCGACATCCTCCAGGGCAAGAAGACGGCCAAGGTCATCCAGTTCGACCACGACGCCCTCTCGGTGTTCGGCGTCGGGTCGGACCTGGGGACCGCGGAGTGGCGCGGCGTCGTCCGGCAGCTCCTCGCCCAGGGCCTGCTCACGGTGGAGGGCGACTACGGCACGCTCGTCCTGACGGAGAACAGCGGCGAAGTGCTCGGTGGCCGGCGCGCCGTCCCGATGCGCAAGGAGAAGGCGCCCGCCGCCGCGTCCCGCAAGGAGTCCGGGGCGCGACCCGGTGCGCGCTCCGGGAAGGGTGCCCGCGTGCCGGTCGACCTGCCGGCCGCGGCCGTGCCGGTCTTCGAGGCCCTCAGGGCCTGGCGGGGGGCGACGGCCCGCGAGCAGGGCGTCCCGGCATACGTCGTCTTCCACGACGCGACCCTGCGCGAGATCGCGACGCTGTTCCCCACCACGGCCGAGGAGCTGGGCACGGTCGGCGGAGTCGGCGAGGCCAAGCTCACCAAGTACGCCGAGGGCGTCCTCGCCACCCTCGCGGAGTGCGGGGCCCCGGCCCCGGCTCCTGACCCGGCCCCGGCTCCTGACCCGGCCCCGGCTCCTGACCCGGCACCGGGCCAGGCCCCGGCGACCGGGACCGCCCCCGCGAGCTCCGCCGCGCCCGCACGAGCCGGCTCCGGCTTTGCCGGCCGGGCCCCCGCGCCCCGCGCGGCAGCGGCGGCCCCCCGGCAGTCGCCGTACGACGACGGACCGCCCTTCGACCTGGACGAGCCGCCCGCCGACATGGACGAGTTCGAGCCGCCCTGGGACGAGTGA
- a CDS encoding DsbA family protein has protein sequence MTDTTTDGTATERGTAADPRLPAAPDTIAVYTDLNCSFAHVAVHRLHETRRRLGLEGRVWFDLRAFPLELFNREVNARPGVDSEISVLGALEPEAGWRLWQGPDWTYPVTTLPALEAVHAAKDQSWHASEQLDRALRRAFWAEGRCISQRHVILDVAEETGAVDVAALAEAFDSGAARPAVMAQYASARDGRVNCSPHLFLHDGTDSANPGIRARWVNGDFGTGFPVIDEDRPEIYEKLLTQAADLL, from the coding sequence ATGACCGACACGACCACCGACGGCACGGCCACGGAGCGGGGGACGGCAGCCGACCCCCGGCTGCCCGCCGCACCCGACACCATCGCCGTCTACACCGACCTCAACTGCTCCTTCGCTCACGTCGCCGTGCACCGCCTGCACGAGACCCGGCGCCGCCTCGGCCTCGAAGGGCGCGTCTGGTTCGACCTGCGGGCCTTCCCCCTGGAGCTGTTCAACCGGGAGGTCAACGCCCGCCCCGGGGTGGACTCGGAGATCTCCGTCCTCGGCGCCCTGGAGCCGGAGGCCGGCTGGCGGCTGTGGCAGGGCCCGGACTGGACCTACCCGGTGACCACCCTGCCGGCCCTGGAGGCGGTCCACGCCGCGAAGGACCAGAGCTGGCACGCCAGCGAACAGCTCGACCGGGCGCTGCGCCGCGCCTTCTGGGCCGAGGGCCGGTGCATCTCGCAGCGCCACGTGATCCTCGACGTGGCCGAGGAGACGGGCGCGGTCGACGTGGCGGCCCTCGCCGAGGCCTTCGACAGCGGCGCCGCCCGCCCGGCGGTCATGGCCCAGTACGCGTCGGCACGGGACGGCCGGGTCAACTGCAGCCCGCACCTCTTCCTGCACGACGGCACGGACAGCGCCAACCCGGGCATCCGGGCGCGCTGGGTCAACGGCGACTTCGGCACCGGCTTCCCCGTCATCGACGAGGACCGGCCGGAGATCTACGAGAAGCTGCTGACCCAGGCGGCGGACCTGCTCTAG
- a CDS encoding multicopper oxidase domain-containing protein, which yields MNSTTVLPAERHGDGRPVRTYDVVALHVPIAYNEFGDHDRNGTLYVLASDAPELREVAATWPQPFPSYLEHPELVPGPNPLARPLVLRVRRGERLRVRLTNELARPVGITLQGVRYDVRTMDGLAAGANPDSSVPPGGTRVYEWVCEHEGVFHFGDMSDARGEGSQSHGMVGAVVVEEPEATWTDPETGDPLATGLYADIHLPDRSFREFVIFMMEYPSNDNPAVPPPMPGHGHGGGHGAAHGGAQPAAEAAAAGIHRPTATASATGSPAAGPGTSDTVDDLTPPNMAMLPVNHRIEPMEWRMHRYRQLLDEGRIDPVRDAVLGEEVHHSSWLFGDPSTPVLRGYSGDPTVIRLVHGGMRDTHVFHTHLHQWRLRPDDDSAPIVDSVSIGPQEAMTLELIGGLGSTQGAVGDSIWHCHMYVHFHMGMWGMFRIFDTLQDGTGGYPDGRPIQRLVPLPHREAPPVPTPERPGFPGFLAEAATFPQKNPRPPRTPLQPPGMGREPTPLEAAAFVDDPQPGEAFIKIAPPDAPVRRYDLVVTNGTLHYHGDPTDEHAATWHDHNAHFYVLAEEIEEAGGLAEFKRRLAKGERSLEPLVIRANKGEVLELTLTNSLPTGPQKESAFDPKLPFQPECGLHTHLVKYDPLISDGSAVGWNYLSATTTADQGAEANGQYNSWTYRWYVDEDFGTVLFHDHLLANYRQRHGLFGALMTEPEGAVWVSPEDHTKELRRGAQAVIKTADGKAHREMVLAIGDFVPMVKHGHHDHGGPINPPPFPGAPDDQGSMGVNYRSAPLSERGGDPAHWFSSTVHGDPGTPLLRGYPGEDLRVHVLQGSHDLQHSFTLSGARWREWPDREDTAWRNQQTLGISNVAELALAPTLGPGDHLWSFGAGNDLWLGCWGLLRLYGRPQADLPPLPGGTPDAPPRPPRRRVRRHTVRARAEVVTYSPLRTDPYGLVFTADGDGGPEEGPLVLRCRAGEWVEVTLINELVGPPPASPLDPRLMNEADSGARTISGRVSLHPTLLDFDVRTDDGAHVGRNADTTVKPGASRTYRWFAAEPGVVLLRSHADVISHPRRGLAGVLVVEEADATPYDPDTGLERWTGERAVVRRPDAEPVRELVLVSQDGLRLYHDGDLTQPVTDLFSDSPDDAGQKAYNYRSAALHPLDPVLSDPQPPTPLLTCRAGDQVAVHLAVASHRMRNQGFTVHGQVWDASETGLGWYVSTLGALASGSTRTVRFRAQHPGDHVYRTGNLHWGVSEGWWGLIRVEEAP from the coding sequence ATGAACAGCACCACAGTGTTACCGGCCGAGCGCCACGGCGACGGCAGGCCCGTCCGGACGTACGACGTCGTCGCGCTCCACGTACCCATCGCGTACAACGAGTTCGGCGACCACGACCGCAACGGCACCCTGTACGTCCTGGCCTCGGACGCGCCGGAACTGAGGGAGGTCGCGGCCACCTGGCCCCAGCCCTTCCCCAGCTATCTGGAGCACCCCGAGCTCGTACCGGGACCGAACCCGCTCGCCCGCCCGCTGGTCCTGCGGGTCCGGCGGGGCGAGCGGCTTCGGGTCCGGCTGACCAACGAGCTCGCGCGGCCCGTCGGCATCACCCTCCAGGGCGTCCGGTACGACGTCCGCACCATGGACGGACTCGCGGCGGGCGCCAACCCCGACAGCAGCGTCCCGCCGGGCGGCACCCGCGTCTACGAGTGGGTGTGCGAGCACGAGGGGGTGTTCCACTTCGGGGACATGTCCGACGCCCGGGGCGAGGGTTCGCAGAGCCACGGCATGGTCGGCGCGGTGGTCGTCGAGGAACCCGAGGCCACCTGGACCGACCCGGAGACCGGAGACCCGCTCGCGACGGGCCTGTACGCGGACATCCATCTGCCGGACCGCAGCTTCCGCGAGTTCGTGATCTTCATGATGGAGTACCCGAGCAACGACAACCCGGCGGTCCCGCCGCCGATGCCCGGCCACGGCCACGGCGGTGGACACGGCGCGGCCCACGGCGGCGCCCAGCCGGCCGCCGAGGCCGCGGCGGCCGGGATCCACCGGCCCACCGCCACCGCCTCCGCCACCGGCTCCCCGGCGGCCGGTCCCGGCACCTCGGACACCGTCGACGACCTGACACCGCCCAACATGGCGATGCTCCCGGTCAACCACCGCATCGAGCCCATGGAATGGCGGATGCACCGCTACCGGCAGCTCCTCGACGAGGGCCGCATCGACCCCGTACGGGACGCGGTCCTCGGCGAGGAGGTGCACCACAGCTCCTGGCTCTTCGGCGACCCCTCCACGCCCGTCCTGCGTGGCTACTCCGGCGACCCCACGGTCATCCGGCTCGTCCACGGCGGCATGCGCGACACCCATGTCTTCCACACCCACCTGCACCAGTGGCGGCTGCGGCCGGACGACGACAGCGCCCCGATCGTCGACTCCGTCAGCATCGGCCCGCAGGAGGCCATGACCCTCGAACTGATCGGCGGCCTCGGCTCCACGCAGGGCGCGGTCGGCGACTCCATCTGGCACTGCCACATGTACGTCCACTTCCACATGGGCATGTGGGGCATGTTCCGGATCTTCGACACCCTCCAGGACGGCACCGGCGGCTACCCCGACGGCCGGCCGATCCAGCGGCTCGTCCCGCTGCCGCACCGGGAGGCCCCGCCGGTCCCGACGCCCGAACGCCCCGGATTCCCGGGCTTCCTGGCCGAGGCGGCCACCTTCCCGCAGAAGAACCCCCGCCCGCCGCGGACCCCGCTCCAGCCGCCGGGCATGGGCCGCGAGCCCACCCCGCTGGAAGCGGCCGCCTTCGTGGACGACCCGCAGCCCGGCGAGGCCTTCATCAAGATCGCCCCGCCGGACGCGCCCGTACGCCGCTACGACCTGGTCGTCACCAACGGCACCCTGCACTACCACGGCGACCCGACCGACGAGCACGCCGCGACCTGGCACGACCACAACGCCCACTTCTACGTCCTCGCCGAGGAGATCGAGGAAGCGGGCGGCCTCGCGGAGTTCAAGCGCCGGCTGGCCAAGGGCGAGAGGAGCCTCGAACCCCTCGTCATCCGGGCCAACAAGGGGGAGGTGCTCGAACTCACCCTGACCAACTCCCTGCCGACCGGCCCCCAGAAGGAATCCGCCTTCGACCCGAAGCTCCCCTTCCAGCCCGAGTGCGGACTCCACACCCACCTCGTCAAGTACGACCCGCTCATCTCCGACGGCTCCGCCGTGGGCTGGAACTACCTGTCGGCGACCACCACCGCCGACCAGGGAGCCGAGGCGAACGGCCAGTACAACTCCTGGACTTACCGCTGGTACGTGGACGAGGACTTCGGCACCGTCCTCTTCCACGACCACCTCCTCGCCAACTACCGTCAGCGGCACGGCCTGTTCGGCGCTCTCATGACCGAACCGGAGGGCGCCGTCTGGGTGTCGCCGGAGGATCACACCAAGGAACTCCGGCGCGGCGCCCAGGCCGTCATCAAGACCGCCGACGGCAAGGCCCACCGCGAAATGGTCCTGGCCATCGGCGACTTCGTCCCCATGGTCAAGCACGGCCACCACGACCACGGCGGCCCCATCAACCCGCCGCCGTTCCCCGGAGCCCCCGACGACCAGGGCTCGATGGGCGTCAACTACCGCAGCGCACCGCTCTCCGAGCGGGGCGGCGACCCCGCCCACTGGTTCTCCAGCACCGTCCACGGCGACCCCGGGACCCCGCTGCTCCGCGGCTACCCCGGCGAGGACCTCCGGGTCCACGTCCTCCAGGGCTCCCACGACCTCCAGCACAGCTTCACGCTCTCGGGCGCCCGCTGGCGCGAGTGGCCCGACCGCGAGGACACCGCCTGGCGCAACCAGCAGACCCTCGGCATCTCCAACGTCGCCGAGCTCGCCCTCGCCCCCACCCTGGGGCCCGGCGACCACCTGTGGTCGTTCGGCGCGGGCAACGACCTGTGGCTCGGCTGCTGGGGACTGCTGCGGCTGTACGGCCGTCCGCAGGCCGACCTGCCGCCCCTGCCCGGAGGGACCCCGGACGCCCCGCCGAGGCCCCCGCGCCGCCGGGTCCGCCGGCACACCGTCCGCGCCCGCGCCGAGGTCGTCACGTACAGCCCGCTGCGCACCGACCCGTACGGTCTCGTCTTCACTGCCGACGGCGACGGCGGCCCCGAGGAAGGCCCGCTGGTCCTGCGCTGCCGGGCCGGTGAATGGGTGGAGGTCACCCTGATCAACGAGCTGGTCGGGCCGCCGCCCGCCAGCCCGCTGGACCCGCGGCTGATGAACGAGGCCGACAGCGGGGCCCGGACGATCTCCGGCCGCGTCTCCCTCCACCCCACCCTGCTCGACTTCGACGTCCGCACCGACGACGGCGCCCACGTCGGCCGCAACGCCGACACCACCGTCAAGCCGGGCGCCTCCCGCACGTACCGCTGGTTCGCGGCCGAGCCGGGCGTGGTGCTGCTGCGCTCCCACGCCGACGTGATCTCCCACCCGCGCCGCGGCCTGGCCGGCGTGCTCGTGGTGGAGGAGGCCGACGCCACCCCGTACGACCCCGACACCGGCCTGGAGCGGTGGACCGGCGAGCGGGCCGTGGTCCGCAGGCCGGACGCCGAGCCCGTACGGGAACTCGTCCTGGTCTCCCAGGACGGCCTGCGGCTCTACCACGACGGGGACCTGACCCAACCGGTCACCGACCTCTTCTCGGACAGCCCCGACGACGCCGGCCAGAAGGCCTACAACTACCGCAGCGCCGCCCTGCACCCGCTGGACCCGGTCCTTTCCGACCCGCAGCCGCCGACCCCGCTGCTCACCTGTCGCGCCGGCGACCAGGTGGCCGTCCACCTGGCCGTCGCCTCGCACCGGATGCGCAACCAGGGCTTCACCGTGCACGGCCAGGTATGGGACGCCTCGGAGACCGGCCTCGGCTGGTACGTGTCGACCCTCGGCGCCCTGGCCTCCGGAAGCACCCGGACGGTGCGCTTCCGCGCCCAGCACCCGGGCGACCACGTATACCGCACCGGGAACCTCCACTGGGGTGTCAGTGAGGGCTGGTGGGGACTGATCCGCGTCGAGGAGGCACCATGA
- a CDS encoding methyltransferase domain-containing protein: protein MTGRDPAAEPPSLTELPGDRLRVRAAGQEFVIDASCPHRKGRLVHGYVNPGTLRISCPLHHSSFDLATGCAVRGPGDDPLTVYRAGVWPGYYGSEQVWLPASEQLLEWGEEFHELMLGDELRMTAFRTAIAEAVRPGDVVLDLGTGTGILARWALEAGAARVYGIDLNEKVLATAAERLDEAGFADCFVPLSGLSFDLELPERVDIVISEIMGNLADNENFSAILDDARERFLRPGGTMLPGLVDSFLVPVTAETAHAQLSGAGPRDAGGPEAFAALLAARGAKDPFSLYYDTVLPIAGHLASPRLIRRYDPAPAAAAGTETSYRVPLAFTAQRDGVFTGFKGYFVAQLSESVALDISGDDIEGRTTSDSWKHCYLPIERPVRVRRGDRIALTFSRRGGRDGNPFGQTYSWEGQVLSGTRVVDRFAHSTGPAAD, encoded by the coding sequence ATGACGGGCCGCGACCCCGCCGCCGAGCCGCCGTCCCTCACGGAGCTCCCCGGCGACCGGCTGCGCGTCCGCGCCGCCGGCCAGGAGTTCGTGATCGACGCCTCCTGCCCGCACCGCAAGGGGCGCCTCGTCCACGGCTACGTGAACCCCGGCACCCTGCGCATCAGCTGTCCGCTCCACCACAGCAGCTTCGATCTGGCGACCGGCTGCGCCGTCCGCGGCCCCGGCGACGACCCGCTGACCGTGTACCGGGCGGGCGTCTGGCCCGGCTACTACGGCTCCGAGCAGGTCTGGCTCCCCGCTTCCGAGCAACTGCTGGAATGGGGAGAGGAGTTCCACGAGCTGATGCTCGGCGACGAGCTCCGGATGACGGCCTTCAGGACCGCCATCGCCGAGGCTGTACGGCCCGGGGACGTCGTCCTCGACCTCGGCACCGGCACCGGCATCCTGGCCCGCTGGGCCCTGGAGGCCGGCGCGGCCCGGGTGTACGGGATCGACCTCAACGAGAAGGTGCTCGCCACGGCGGCCGAGCGCCTCGACGAAGCGGGCTTCGCCGACTGCTTCGTCCCGCTGTCCGGCCTCTCCTTCGACCTGGAGCTGCCCGAGCGCGTCGACATCGTGATCTCCGAGATCATGGGGAACCTCGCCGACAACGAGAACTTCTCCGCGATCCTCGACGACGCCCGCGAGCGCTTCCTGCGGCCCGGCGGCACGATGCTCCCCGGCCTGGTGGACAGCTTCCTGGTGCCGGTGACCGCCGAGACCGCCCACGCGCAGCTCAGCGGCGCGGGGCCCCGGGACGCCGGAGGCCCGGAGGCGTTCGCGGCGCTGCTCGCCGCCCGTGGCGCGAAGGACCCCTTCTCGCTGTACTACGACACCGTCCTCCCGATCGCGGGCCACCTCGCCTCGCCCCGGCTGATCCGGCGCTACGACCCGGCGCCGGCCGCGGCGGCCGGGACGGAGACCTCGTACCGCGTACCGCTGGCGTTCACGGCGCAGAGGGACGGCGTGTTCACCGGCTTCAAGGGCTACTTCGTCGCCCAGCTCTCGGAGTCCGTCGCCCTCGACATCTCCGGGGACGACATCGAGGGACGCACCACGTCCGACAGCTGGAAGCACTGCTACCTGCCGATAGAGCGGCCCGTACGGGTGCGGCGCGGCGACCGCATCGCGCTGACCTTCAGCCGCCGGGGCGGCCGCGACGGCAATCCCTTCGGCCAGACCTACAGCTGGGAGGGGCAGGTCCTCTCCGGCACCCGGGTGGTGGACCGGTTCGCCCACAGCACCGGTCCCGCCGCCGACTGA
- a CDS encoding iron-containing redox enzyme family protein, translating to MTAATSTAVPAARTAGTQPEAESVHRELFRHNRGLLDSRLLARVEEIERGWIVPLVDSLDSTGEPVPDRAAWQRLLDGLLADERAGSPSGAYLADHASREEFTFVVREFALDGLTEAQNFFPAVPRLPIKAQMAVMRVLIDEFGCGNLQQAHSQLYRLLLAELGLPQEPEGFLDTTGDETFQFLNVFYWLTQRAPHVEYFLGALAYLEASIPDAFTHQARACERLGIRQGRYYTEHLHIDTFHMQEMQLAIKEYETAHGLDPARLWTGARLLSALIGDAFDAAVARARELAGRAAA from the coding sequence GTGACCGCCGCGACGAGCACCGCGGTCCCCGCCGCCCGGACCGCGGGCACGCAGCCGGAGGCGGAGTCGGTGCACCGGGAGCTGTTCCGCCACAACCGCGGCCTCCTGGACTCCCGGCTGCTCGCCCGGGTCGAGGAGATCGAGCGGGGCTGGATCGTCCCGCTCGTGGACTCCCTCGACTCCACCGGCGAACCGGTCCCCGACCGGGCCGCCTGGCAGCGGCTCCTCGACGGCCTGCTGGCGGACGAGCGGGCCGGCAGCCCGTCCGGCGCCTATCTCGCCGACCATGCCAGCCGGGAGGAATTCACCTTCGTCGTGAGGGAGTTCGCGCTCGACGGGCTCACCGAGGCGCAGAACTTCTTCCCGGCCGTCCCCCGGCTCCCCATCAAGGCCCAGATGGCCGTGATGCGGGTCCTGATCGACGAGTTCGGCTGCGGCAACCTCCAGCAGGCGCACTCCCAGCTCTACCGGCTGCTCCTCGCCGAGCTGGGCCTGCCGCAGGAGCCCGAGGGCTTCCTCGACACCACCGGAGACGAGACCTTCCAGTTCCTGAACGTCTTCTACTGGCTCACCCAACGCGCCCCGCACGTCGAGTACTTCCTCGGCGCCCTCGCCTACCTGGAGGCGTCCATCCCGGACGCCTTCACCCACCAGGCGCGGGCCTGCGAGCGGCTCGGCATCCGGCAGGGCCGCTACTACACCGAGCACCTGCACATCGACACCTTCCACATGCAGGAGATGCAGCTGGCCATCAAGGAGTACGAGACGGCGCACGGCCTCGACCCGGCCCGGCTGTGGACCGGGGCCCGGCTCCTCTCCGCACTGATCGGCGACGCGTTCGACGCCGCCGTGGCGCGGGCCAGGGAACTCGCCGGCCGGGCGGCGGCATGA
- a CDS encoding dihydrodipicolinate synthase family protein: MNQGVIAALVTPFSETGEVSESGVARLLDTLRPHVDALLPNLSTGEGRWLTDGQWEAMLRATVKHAGELPVLAGVLRPTTEQVLERARVAADLGAHGLVATSPYGAGVTQGEIYRHFADLAEQSGLPVVVYHGTEVSGNAADFDTLLRICELPSVVGVKDSSGSADFTRRLVEARPGARVLAGLEHLLLESGPVDGYVVALANVEPALCADLFAGRLTDPEGALTEACERYGLEKDDWYRWVKTELFRRGVLETDRTVDTGEVPS; this comes from the coding sequence TTGAACCAGGGAGTGATCGCGGCCCTGGTGACCCCCTTCTCGGAGACCGGCGAGGTCTCGGAGAGCGGAGTCGCCCGGCTGCTCGACACCCTCCGCCCCCACGTCGACGCCCTGCTGCCCAACCTCAGCACCGGCGAAGGACGTTGGCTCACGGACGGCCAGTGGGAGGCCATGCTCCGGGCCACCGTGAAGCACGCCGGCGAACTGCCCGTCCTCGCGGGCGTCCTGCGGCCCACCACGGAACAGGTCCTCGAACGGGCCCGGGTCGCGGCCGACCTCGGCGCCCACGGACTGGTCGCGACCAGCCCGTACGGCGCCGGAGTCACCCAGGGCGAGATCTACCGCCACTTCGCGGACCTCGCCGAGCAGAGCGGCCTGCCCGTGGTCGTCTACCACGGCACCGAAGTCTCCGGAAACGCCGCCGACTTCGACACGCTGCTCAGGATCTGCGAGCTGCCCTCGGTGGTGGGTGTCAAGGACTCCTCGGGCAGTGCCGACTTCACCCGGCGGCTCGTCGAGGCCCGCCCCGGCGCACGCGTCCTCGCCGGCCTCGAACACCTGCTGCTCGAATCCGGCCCGGTCGACGGGTACGTGGTCGCGCTCGCCAACGTCGAACCGGCGCTGTGCGCCGACCTGTTCGCCGGCCGTCTGACGGACCCGGAGGGCGCCCTCACCGAGGCCTGTGAGCGCTACGGCCTGGAGAAGGACGACTGGTACCGCTGGGTCAAGACCGAGCTGTTCCGCCGCGGAGTGCTGGAGACCGACAGGACAGTCGACACCGGGGAGGTTCCGTCGTGA